The Saccharopolyspora gregorii genomic interval AACGGCGTGCGCCGGGTACCCGGAAGGCCACCCGGGGGCTTTCCCGGAGCGGTGGTGACGGGCTCGTCGCCGAGCCGTTCCGGCCGCGGGGCGCGGTAGGAACCGCCTCGTCCCGCTGACACTCACGAGCGCATCCGCGCAGCGCAAAGGTGGAGAGGAATCGATGACCGTCGATCTGGGCATGCCCGCAGCACCCGCCCCGACACTGGGCGAACGGCGCAAGACCCGGCAACTGCAGGTCGGTGCGGTCGGAGTGGGCAGCGACCACCCCATCTCCGTGCAGAGCATGACCACCACCAACACCGCCGACATCAACGGCACGCTGCAGCAGATCGCGGAGCTCACCGCGTCCGGCTGCGACATCGTGCGGGTGGCCTGCCCGAGCGCCGACGACGCGGAAGCCCTGCCCGCGATCGCGCAGAAGTCCAAGATCCCGGTGATCGCCGACATCCACTTCCAGCCGAAGTACGTGTTCGCGGCCATCGAAGCGGGCTGCGCGGCCGTCCGGGTCAACCCGGGCAACATCCGCAAGTTCGACGACCAGGTCAAGGAGATCGCGCAGGCCGCCAAGGACCACGGCACGCCGATCCGGATCGGCGTCAACGCCGGTTCCCTCGACCCGCGGCTGATGAAGAAGTACGGCAAGGCCGTGCCGGAGGCGCTGGCCGAATCGGCCATGTGGGAAGCGGGCCTGTTCGCCGAGCACGACTTCCACGACATCAAGATCTCGGTGAAGCACAACGACCCGGTCGTGATGGTGCGCGCCTACGAGATCCTCGCCGAGCAGTGCGACTACCCGCTGCACCTCGGCGTCACCGAGGCCGGTCCCGCGTTCCAGGGCACGATCAAGTCGGCGGTCGCGTTCGGCTCGCTGCTGCGCCAGGGCATCGGGGACACGATCCGCGTCTCGTTGTCCGCGCCGCCGGTCGAGGAGATCAAGGTCGGCACCCAGATCCTGCAGTCGCTGAACCTGCGCCCGCGCAAGCTGGAGATCGTCTCCTGCCCGTCCTGCGGTCGCGCCCAGGTCGACGTCTACACCCTCGCCGAGGAGGTCACCGCCGGGCTGGAGGGCATGGAGGTGCCGCTGCGCGTCGCCGTCATGGGCTGCGTCGTGAACGGCCCCGGCGAGGCCCGGGAAGCCGACCTCGGCGTCGCCTCCGGCAACGGCAAGGGCCAGATCTTCGTCAAGGGCGAGGTCATCAAGACCGTGCCCGAGGCCAAGATCGTGGAGACGCTGATCGAGGAGGCCATGCGCATCGCCGAGACGATGGAGGGCGCCGAGGATCAGGGCGAGGGCGCCCCCGTCGTCACCGTCGGCTGACCAGGCCCGCGGGCCCGCGGCGGGAGCGATCCGCCGCGACCGTGGTCGTCTGATGTCCGCGGAGCACTGCAGGCCCGTCGGGAGATCCGGCGGGCCTGGCTCGTTCGTGGGCGGTTCGTCCGCAGTCAGGGGCGGGCTGCTCGGCACGGAGCGTCATCGGTGGCCCCAATGACCGCGCCGTCGCTGCGCCATCCGGGTGATACCCGGAGGGATTGTGCTGGGTACGTCGGGTAGGGGAGCCTGCGAGCGGTCCGGTCTGGCAGTCTTTACCCGTGCTGAAGCTCGTCGGAGCCCGCCTGCTGGAGGATCGGGACGCGGCCCAGGTCCGCACCGCGCTGGGCAGGGACCCGGTCGCGGCCTGCATGGTGGCCTCCCGCGTCGAAGCGGCGGGACTGCGGCCCAGCAGGCTCGGCGCCGAGGTGTGGGGCTACGGCAGCAGGCTCGAAGGGCTCTGCTTCTCCGGCGTCAACCTGATCCCGTTGTCCGGCGGGCCCGACGCGATGCGCGCCTTCGCCGACCGGGTGCTGCGCCGCCGCCGGGTGTGCTCCTCGCTCGTCGGTCCCGCCGAGCAGGTGCTGGCGCTGTGGGACGAGCTCGCCGGCCAGTGGGGGCCCGCGCGGGAGATCCGCGAGGAGCAGCCGCTGCTGGTGCTCACCGGTGCCCCGGCCGTCCGCCCCGACCAGCAGGTGCGCCAGGTCCGGCCGGACGAGCTGGACCGGTACCTGCCCGCCGCGATCGCCATGTTCACCGAGGAGGTCGGCATCGACCCGTCCCGGGACGGGGGTGCCGCCGGGTACCGGGCGCGCGTCGCCGAGCTGATCGCCGCCGGTCGCGCCTTCGCCCGGTTCGAGAACGGCGAAGTCGTGTTCAAGGCGGAGATCGGCGCGATGTC includes:
- the ispG gene encoding flavodoxin-dependent (E)-4-hydroxy-3-methylbut-2-enyl-diphosphate synthase is translated as MTVDLGMPAAPAPTLGERRKTRQLQVGAVGVGSDHPISVQSMTTTNTADINGTLQQIAELTASGCDIVRVACPSADDAEALPAIAQKSKIPVIADIHFQPKYVFAAIEAGCAAVRVNPGNIRKFDDQVKEIAQAAKDHGTPIRIGVNAGSLDPRLMKKYGKAVPEALAESAMWEAGLFAEHDFHDIKISVKHNDPVVMVRAYEILAEQCDYPLHLGVTEAGPAFQGTIKSAVAFGSLLRQGIGDTIRVSLSAPPVEEIKVGTQILQSLNLRPRKLEIVSCPSCGRAQVDVYTLAEEVTAGLEGMEVPLRVAVMGCVVNGPGEAREADLGVASGNGKGQIFVKGEVIKTVPEAKIVETLIEEAMRIAETMEGAEDQGEGAPVVTVG
- a CDS encoding GNAT family N-acetyltransferase; translated protein: MLKLVGARLLEDRDAAQVRTALGRDPVAACMVASRVEAAGLRPSRLGAEVWGYGSRLEGLCFSGVNLIPLSGGPDAMRAFADRVLRRRRVCSSLVGPAEQVLALWDELAGQWGPAREIREEQPLLVLTGAPAVRPDQQVRQVRPDELDRYLPAAIAMFTEEVGIDPSRDGGAAGYRARVAELIAAGRAFARFENGEVVFKAEIGAMSQAAGQIQGVWVHPDKRSSGLGTAGTAAVADRLVRGLGRAASLYVNGFNIAARIAYNKVGFQQLGTFSTILL